A genomic stretch from Achromobacter spanius includes:
- a CDS encoding FMN-binding negative transcriptional regulator: MYLPSAFREDDLAVQHEFIRAHPLGVVMTSGEGGLMANHIPCLLYPEGDHGVLRLHVARANPQLAHLAAGQECLIAFHGPQAYITPSWYATKAETHKVVPTWNFVAVHVWGTPVIQEDPAWLRAQLDALTASQEKARVQPWSVDEAPAAFIAAQMRAIVGVEIPISRIEGKWKVSQNRTPADREGVAQGLANEAGDAVMAALVARRGPPA; this comes from the coding sequence ATGTACCTGCCATCCGCTTTCCGTGAAGACGATCTTGCCGTCCAGCACGAATTTATCCGCGCCCATCCGCTGGGCGTCGTCATGACCAGCGGCGAGGGCGGCTTGATGGCCAACCATATCCCCTGTCTGCTCTATCCCGAAGGCGATCATGGCGTGCTGCGCCTGCATGTGGCGCGCGCCAATCCGCAGCTTGCGCATCTGGCGGCAGGGCAGGAATGCCTGATTGCATTCCATGGGCCACAGGCCTACATCACGCCGTCCTGGTACGCCACCAAGGCCGAGACGCACAAGGTGGTGCCCACGTGGAATTTCGTGGCGGTGCATGTGTGGGGCACGCCCGTGATCCAGGAGGATCCGGCCTGGTTGCGCGCGCAGTTGGACGCGTTGACCGCCAGCCAGGAAAAAGCGCGCGTGCAACCCTGGAGCGTGGACGAGGCGCCGGCGGCATTCATCGCGGCGCAGATGCGGGCCATTGTCGGGGTCGAGATCCCGATATCGCGCATCGAAGGCAAATGGAAGGTCAGCCAGAACCGGACGCCGGCCGACCGCGAGGGCGTGGCGCAAGGGCTGGCCAACGAAGCCGGCGACGCGGTCATGGCCGCGCTGGTGGCGCGCCGGGGGCCGCCGGCTTGA
- a CDS encoding N-acetyltransferase: MPTLALHAFRLSTRFVTELRIDVNHAPEEVERELDAIHARMQRPSDRLHGLPQVQTDIPGIVLRYREADGEYYVYVVDVQRDRVAGYTVFNRLIEVGKRADPFVRAPHSKYAAPYQGMGLATAVYRWGLDAGLCIISGARQSPGAHRLWMGLARDYELGFVDLRRKQLRYLGKQVQAQVLADLHTRMIMLGRGWDLSDYMQATGMISSIDALSQQGLGKSL, encoded by the coding sequence TTGCCTACGTTGGCGCTGCACGCATTTCGTTTATCCACCCGTTTCGTCACGGAGCTTCGCATTGACGTCAATCACGCGCCAGAAGAGGTCGAGCGTGAACTCGATGCCATCCACGCGCGGATGCAGCGGCCTTCGGATCGCTTGCACGGACTGCCGCAGGTGCAAACGGATATTCCGGGCATCGTGCTGCGCTACCGCGAAGCCGACGGCGAATACTACGTGTATGTGGTGGACGTGCAGCGCGACCGCGTGGCGGGCTACACCGTCTTCAACCGGCTGATTGAAGTGGGCAAGCGGGCAGACCCTTTCGTGCGCGCGCCGCATTCCAAATACGCCGCGCCGTATCAGGGCATGGGGCTGGCCACGGCGGTCTACCGCTGGGGGCTGGACGCGGGCTTGTGCATCATCAGCGGCGCGCGCCAATCGCCTGGCGCACATCGGCTATGGATGGGCCTGGCGCGCGACTACGAGCTGGGCTTCGTGGATTTGCGGCGCAAGCAATTGCGCTATCTGGGCAAGCAGGTACAGGCTCAGGTGCTTGCAGATCTGCACACCCGGATGATCATGCTGGGGCGTGGCTGGGATCTGTCCGATTACATGCAGGCAACAGGGATGATTTCGTCCATAGATGCGCTTTCGCAACAGGGCCTAGGGAAATCCCTGTAA
- a CDS encoding DUF1828 domain-containing protein has translation MSNFLEASGWTVLPAGEHAIRAVAPMTLGLDGQHAAFFIAHPDDATFYLTDACETSMHASSYGIEIGPKRIDMLNETPGVSLAHFDRDGAIVASGPNEQLQEALWDAVKLAMALSFQCAKWMPKFSQLRFRAQVGRALAEGVGANRMVKGARAKGSSGHTADFAFAVRAAGSTALTYIEPIALKAGKKMDWTQVYQTHGKMSDVKMADARNSRMVILEDGATAEEFKKAVTILEQSATVQTLAKTRDWREVFSG, from the coding sequence ATGAGCAATTTTCTGGAAGCCTCCGGCTGGACCGTACTGCCGGCCGGTGAACACGCCATTCGCGCCGTCGCCCCCATGACCTTGGGGCTGGACGGCCAGCACGCGGCCTTCTTCATCGCGCACCCGGACGACGCCACGTTCTATCTGACCGACGCCTGTGAGACCTCGATGCACGCCTCCAGCTACGGCATCGAGATAGGCCCCAAACGCATCGACATGCTGAACGAAACGCCCGGCGTCAGCCTGGCGCATTTCGACCGCGACGGCGCCATCGTGGCAAGCGGCCCGAACGAGCAGTTACAGGAAGCCTTGTGGGACGCGGTGAAGCTGGCGATGGCGCTGTCGTTCCAATGCGCCAAGTGGATGCCCAAGTTCAGCCAACTGCGTTTTCGCGCCCAGGTGGGCCGCGCGCTGGCTGAAGGCGTGGGGGCAAACCGCATGGTCAAGGGCGCGCGCGCCAAGGGCAGCAGCGGCCACACGGCCGACTTCGCGTTCGCCGTCCGCGCGGCGGGCAGCACGGCGCTGACCTACATCGAACCGATTGCGCTGAAGGCCGGCAAGAAGATGGACTGGACGCAGGTCTATCAAACCCACGGCAAGATGTCAGACGTAAAGATGGCGGACGCGCGCAACTCGCGCATGGTCATCCTGGAAGACGGCGCCACGGCCGAGGAATTCAAAAAGGCCGTGACCATACTTGAGCAGTCCGCAACGGTGCAGACACTGGCCAAGACGCGCGATTGGCGGGAAGTCTTTTCCGGCTAG
- a CDS encoding carboxymuconolactone decarboxylase family protein has protein sequence MSTRLDYAQASPDGYKAFGAVYAYLHDCGLPKTLVNLVFLRVSQINGCAYCIDMHSRDLIKQGVTVDKLVLVPVWHEAGAVFTQQERAAFAWAESVTRVADTGVPDEDYAAAAAEFNDKELADLTYAIGLMNAFNRLGVSFRATPAATKAAEKAAK, from the coding sequence ATGAGCACTCGCCTCGACTACGCCCAAGCTTCGCCCGACGGTTACAAAGCCTTCGGCGCGGTATACGCCTACCTGCATGACTGCGGGCTGCCCAAGACCTTGGTCAACCTTGTCTTTCTGCGGGTGTCGCAGATCAATGGCTGCGCCTACTGCATCGACATGCATTCGCGTGACCTGATCAAGCAGGGCGTGACCGTGGACAAGCTGGTGCTGGTGCCGGTGTGGCACGAAGCGGGCGCCGTGTTCACGCAGCAGGAACGCGCGGCGTTTGCCTGGGCGGAAAGCGTGACGCGCGTGGCCGATACCGGCGTGCCGGACGAGGACTATGCCGCGGCAGCCGCTGAATTCAACGACAAGGAACTGGCGGACCTGACCTACGCGATCGGCCTGATGAACGCCTTCAATCGTCTGGGCGTGTCGTTCAGGGCCACGCCGGCCGCGACCAAGGCAGCGGAGAAGGCCGCGAAGTAA
- the dapA gene encoding 4-hydroxy-tetrahydrodipicolinate synthase produces the protein MASPATAAGVNFQGSLVALVTPMQPDGSLDYAAYRSLIDWHVQEGTDALVVVGTTGESPTVSMEEHAELIRVAVEHAAGRIPVIAGVGANSTDEAIHLANHAKAVGAHAGLSVVPYYNKPSQEGLYRHFRTIAEAVDLPTILYNVPGRTVADMSNETVLRLAQVPGIIGIKDATGDIARGGLLLREAPADFQVFSGDDPTAAALILLGARGNISVTANVAPKLMRDLCAAALAGDVPKVRELNAYLARLNKALFVEANPIPVKWALAEMGRSALGYRLPLVELGTQNHEVVRRALQETGLL, from the coding sequence ATGGCATCCCCTGCAACCGCCGCAGGCGTTAATTTCCAGGGCAGCTTGGTGGCCCTGGTCACTCCCATGCAGCCCGACGGCAGCTTGGACTACGCAGCCTACCGGTCCCTGATCGACTGGCACGTCCAGGAAGGAACCGACGCGCTCGTGGTGGTGGGCACCACCGGGGAATCACCCACGGTGTCCATGGAAGAGCACGCGGAACTGATCCGTGTTGCGGTGGAACATGCCGCGGGCCGCATCCCGGTCATCGCTGGCGTGGGCGCCAACTCCACCGACGAAGCCATTCATCTGGCCAACCACGCGAAGGCCGTGGGTGCGCATGCCGGGCTGTCGGTCGTTCCTTATTACAACAAGCCGTCGCAAGAAGGCCTGTACCGCCACTTCCGCACCATCGCGGAAGCCGTGGACCTGCCCACCATTCTGTACAACGTGCCGGGCCGCACCGTGGCCGACATGTCCAATGAAACGGTCCTGCGCCTGGCGCAGGTGCCCGGCATCATCGGCATCAAGGACGCCACCGGCGACATCGCCCGCGGTGGCCTGCTGCTGCGTGAAGCGCCTGCCGACTTCCAGGTTTTCAGTGGCGATGACCCCACCGCCGCCGCCCTGATCCTGCTGGGCGCGCGCGGCAATATCTCCGTGACCGCCAACGTGGCCCCTAAGCTCATGCGCGACCTCTGTGCCGCCGCGCTGGCGGGCGACGTGCCGAAGGTGCGTGAACTTAATGCCTATCTGGCCCGTCTGAACAAGGCTTTGTTCGTTGAAGCCAATCCCATCCCCGTCAAGTGGGCGTTGGCCGAAATGGGCCGCAGCGCACTGGGCTACCGGCTCCCGCTGGTTGAACTGGGTACGCAGAACCACGAAGTCGTGCGTCGCGCGCTCCAGGAAACGGGTCTGCTCTAA
- a CDS encoding ArsR/SmtB family transcription factor codes for MESEFADINLSAVAGAIADPARARMLCLLLDGRARTATELAAAADIGASTASSHFQRLREQGLVDMAVQGKHRYYRLANGEVGHALEALLVVAGAERVPFKPNTPSALREARTCYDHMAGTLAVRIHDAMVARHWLTADGRDYTLTPLGEASLAQVGVDVAQARQRRRRFACACLDWSERRSHLGGALGAALLNALVERGWIEKSLDSRALAVTRKGARQFPAFFGAPDAQAAHDGLLGDAHAAA; via the coding sequence ATGGAATCCGAGTTCGCCGACATCAATCTCTCGGCCGTGGCGGGCGCCATTGCCGACCCCGCCCGCGCCCGCATGCTGTGCCTGCTGCTGGACGGGCGCGCGCGCACCGCAACCGAGCTGGCCGCCGCCGCCGATATCGGCGCGTCCACAGCCAGCAGCCATTTTCAGCGCCTGCGTGAACAGGGTTTGGTCGACATGGCTGTGCAAGGCAAGCATCGCTACTATCGCCTGGCCAACGGCGAAGTGGGACATGCGCTGGAAGCCTTGCTGGTGGTGGCGGGCGCCGAGCGCGTGCCCTTCAAGCCCAATACGCCGTCCGCGCTGCGCGAAGCCCGCACCTGCTATGACCATATGGCCGGCACGCTGGCCGTGCGGATCCACGACGCCATGGTCGCGCGCCACTGGCTGACGGCTGATGGCCGCGACTACACACTGACCCCGCTGGGCGAGGCGTCGCTGGCGCAGGTCGGCGTGGACGTTGCGCAAGCGCGGCAGCGCCGCCGCCGCTTTGCCTGCGCCTGCCTGGACTGGAGCGAGCGTCGTTCGCACCTGGGCGGCGCGCTGGGCGCGGCCTTGCTGAACGCGTTGGTGGAGCGCGGCTGGATCGAAAAGAGCCTTGATTCGCGCGCGCTGGCGGTTACGCGAAAAGGCGCGCGGCAGTTCCCGGCTTTCTTTGGCGCACCGGATGCGCAGGCCGCCCATGATGGATTGCTGGGGGACGCGCATGCCGCGGCATAG
- the ypfJ gene encoding KPN_02809 family neutral zinc metallopeptidase: protein MRLDDSRESDNVEDRRSRGPRIGGRGTIGIGTIVLALVAMYFGVDPSVVLQMAEGPPATQQAPATQPPANDPQARFVAKVLGETEDTWAAIFQKDLNRQYVAPKLVLFRGATPTACGTGQSAMGPFYCPGDSKVYIDLAFFDELQNQFKAPGDFAQAYVIAHEVGHHVQHLLGISDQVDQLRRRNPAQANALSVRVELQADCFAGLWAQRANAARNILEGGDVEEALGAATAIGDDRLQKQAQGYAVPDSFTHGSSAQRVRWFKRGLESGNIKQCDTFAASTL from the coding sequence ATGCGCCTCGATGACTCGCGCGAAAGCGACAACGTTGAAGACCGACGGTCTCGCGGTCCCCGTATCGGCGGACGAGGAACCATCGGCATCGGTACGATAGTACTTGCCTTGGTGGCCATGTACTTTGGCGTGGACCCCAGCGTGGTCCTGCAGATGGCCGAAGGCCCGCCCGCCACGCAGCAAGCGCCCGCGACCCAACCGCCCGCCAACGACCCGCAAGCGCGCTTCGTGGCCAAGGTGCTGGGTGAAACCGAAGACACCTGGGCCGCCATCTTTCAAAAAGACCTGAACCGCCAGTACGTCGCGCCCAAGCTGGTGCTGTTCCGTGGCGCCACGCCCACCGCCTGTGGCACGGGCCAGTCCGCCATGGGGCCGTTCTACTGCCCGGGCGACAGCAAGGTGTATATCGACCTGGCGTTCTTCGATGAATTGCAGAACCAGTTCAAGGCGCCGGGCGATTTCGCGCAGGCCTATGTGATCGCGCACGAAGTCGGACACCACGTGCAGCATCTGCTGGGCATTTCGGATCAGGTGGATCAACTGCGCCGCCGCAACCCGGCCCAAGCCAATGCGTTGTCGGTGCGGGTGGAGTTGCAGGCCGACTGCTTTGCCGGCTTGTGGGCGCAGCGTGCCAATGCGGCTCGCAACATCCTGGAAGGTGGCGACGTCGAAGAAGCGCTGGGCGCGGCCACCGCCATCGGCGACGACCGCCTGCAAAAGCAGGCGCAAGGGTATGCCGTGCCAGACTCTTTCACCCATGGCTCATCCGCTCAGCGTGTGCGCTGGTTCAAGCGTGGCCTGGAAAGCGGCAACATCAAGCAATGCGATACGTTCGCGGCCAGCACGCTGTAG
- a CDS encoding L-threonylcarbamoyladenylate synthase, producing MALHLSIHPANPQPRLLKQAAQWLNDGGLVAVPTDSSYAVVARLDDKDAADGLRRLRGLDERHHLTLLCRDLAEIGHFARVDNKQYRLLKAATPGPWTFILEATKEVPRRVSHPSRKTIGIRVPDNLVMLGLLEQVGAPLLSTTLIPKDETDALNDAEAIRERYDHDLAAIIDAGACPQSPTTVIDLTSDDPVVVRVGRGDPATLGLA from the coding sequence ATGGCTCTGCATTTATCTATTCATCCTGCGAATCCTCAACCTCGCCTGCTCAAGCAGGCAGCCCAATGGCTGAACGATGGGGGCCTCGTGGCCGTACCCACCGATTCCAGCTACGCCGTTGTCGCGCGGCTGGACGACAAAGACGCCGCGGACGGCCTGCGCCGGCTACGCGGTCTGGACGAAAGACATCACTTGACGCTGCTGTGCCGTGACCTGGCCGAAATCGGCCATTTCGCGCGGGTCGACAACAAGCAATACCGCTTGTTGAAGGCTGCCACGCCGGGGCCGTGGACCTTCATTCTTGAAGCCACCAAGGAAGTGCCGCGGCGCGTATCGCACCCGTCGCGCAAGACCATCGGTATTCGCGTGCCCGATAACCTCGTAATGCTTGGCCTGCTGGAGCAAGTCGGCGCGCCGCTGCTTTCCACCACGCTGATTCCCAAGGACGAAACCGACGCGTTGAACGACGCCGAAGCCATCCGCGAACGCTACGACCACGATCTGGCCGCCATCATCGACGCGGGCGCCTGCCCGCAGTCACCCACCACCGTCATCGACCTGACCAGCGACGATCCCGTCGTGGTGCGCGTGGGCCGCGGCGACCCGGCCACGCTCGGCCTTGCCTGA
- a CDS encoding MFS transporter, protein MSTSSAFFGWKVLAATFVLAIFGWGVGFYGPPVFLHAVVQRTGWSVALVSGAVTLHFLSGTVVVANLPRLYRRIGVPQVTFGGAVLLALGVTGWSMAVAPWQLYGAAMLSGMGWVALGAAAVNALIAPWFVRRRPAALGMAYNGASVGGIVFSPLWVFLIAQAGFAHAAWWVGAVMVLVIALLARKVFAVTPQQLGQMPDGDDAAMPVAASSAPLPRVPRLWHDRAFLTLAGGMALGLFAQIGLIAHLLSLLAPLLGAQTAGIAMGLATAAAIAGRTIVGAVMPAGADRRVVACVAYAVQICGSLTLMLAAEHQWAVWVGVILFGSGIGNATSLPPLIAQTEFAREDTMRVVPLIVALSQGAYAFAPALFGLLRAVLDAGGQAMIGFLAVAALLQGAAILCFAAGRGHAAARVAPPAATAASAASAPIKPAAPGAPPARP, encoded by the coding sequence ATGTCTACATCGTCCGCGTTCTTCGGTTGGAAAGTCCTTGCCGCCACGTTCGTGCTGGCCATCTTTGGCTGGGGCGTGGGCTTCTATGGCCCGCCCGTATTCCTGCATGCCGTGGTGCAACGCACCGGCTGGAGCGTGGCGCTCGTGTCCGGCGCCGTCACGCTGCACTTTCTAAGTGGCACCGTGGTCGTCGCCAACCTGCCCCGCCTGTACCGCCGCATCGGCGTGCCGCAGGTCACCTTCGGCGGCGCGGTGTTGCTGGCGCTGGGTGTGACCGGGTGGTCAATGGCCGTGGCGCCGTGGCAGTTGTATGGCGCCGCGATGTTGAGCGGCATGGGCTGGGTGGCCTTGGGCGCCGCGGCCGTCAATGCGCTGATCGCCCCCTGGTTCGTGCGGCGGCGGCCGGCCGCGCTGGGCATGGCCTATAACGGCGCCAGCGTGGGCGGCATTGTGTTCTCGCCGCTGTGGGTGTTTTTGATCGCGCAGGCGGGCTTTGCCCACGCCGCCTGGTGGGTGGGCGCGGTGATGGTGCTGGTGATTGCGCTGCTGGCGCGCAAGGTGTTCGCGGTCACGCCGCAGCAACTGGGCCAAATGCCGGACGGCGACGACGCCGCCATGCCTGTTGCCGCGTCGTCCGCACCCCTGCCCCGCGTTCCGCGCCTGTGGCACGACCGCGCCTTTCTGACGCTGGCGGGTGGCATGGCGCTGGGGCTGTTTGCCCAGATCGGGCTGATCGCGCATCTGCTGTCGCTCTTGGCGCCGTTGCTGGGTGCGCAAACGGCCGGCATCGCAATGGGCCTGGCCACGGCTGCCGCCATCGCCGGCCGCACCATCGTGGGCGCGGTGATGCCCGCCGGCGCGGATCGGCGAGTGGTCGCGTGCGTGGCCTACGCCGTGCAAATCTGCGGGTCGCTCACGCTGATGCTGGCGGCCGAGCATCAATGGGCGGTGTGGGTGGGTGTGATCCTGTTCGGGTCGGGCATCGGCAATGCCACGTCCTTGCCGCCGTTGATCGCGCAAACGGAATTCGCGCGCGAAGACACCATGCGGGTGGTGCCGCTGATTGTCGCCCTGTCGCAAGGCGCCTACGCCTTCGCGCCCGCGCTGTTCGGCCTGCTGCGCGCCGTGCTGGACGCAGGCGGTCAGGCGATGATCGGCTTTCTGGCGGTGGCGGCCTTGCTGCAGGGCGCGGCCATCCTCTGCTTTGCGGCCGGGCGTGGCCACGCGGCGGCGCGCGTGGCGCCGCCTGCCGCCACTGCCGCCTCTGCCGCCTCTGCCCCCATCAAGCCGGCGGCCCCCGGCGCGCCACCAGCGCGGCCATGA
- a CDS encoding site-2 protease family protein, whose translation MNDLIQTIAVYAIPVIFAITLHEAAHGYVARMFGDPTAYEAGRVSLNPARHIDPIGTLLVPMAILLASKLLGSPGMLFGWAKPVPVDFGRLRRPKRDMLWVALAGPAANLVMAIMWAFSLRMMLESGMQESFWFQMGVAGVNINLVLMALNLLPILPLDGGRILFSLLPNRLAWQYSKIEPYGLVIVIVLLVTDVLWLLMRPVYELGTTIVQWFL comes from the coding sequence ATGAACGACCTCATTCAAACCATTGCCGTCTACGCGATCCCGGTCATTTTCGCCATCACGCTGCACGAAGCCGCTCACGGTTACGTGGCGCGCATGTTCGGCGATCCCACCGCTTATGAAGCGGGCCGCGTCAGCCTGAATCCGGCGCGGCATATCGACCCGATCGGCACGCTGCTTGTGCCCATGGCCATTTTGCTGGCGTCCAAACTGTTGGGCAGCCCGGGCATGCTGTTTGGCTGGGCCAAGCCCGTGCCGGTGGACTTCGGGCGCTTGCGCCGGCCCAAGCGCGACATGTTGTGGGTGGCGCTGGCGGGGCCGGCCGCGAATCTGGTCATGGCGATCATGTGGGCGTTTTCACTACGCATGATGCTGGAATCCGGCATGCAGGAATCCTTCTGGTTCCAGATGGGCGTGGCGGGCGTGAATATCAACCTGGTGTTGATGGCGCTTAACCTGCTGCCGATCCTGCCGCTGGATGGGGGACGCATCCTGTTCAGCCTGCTGCCCAACCGCCTGGCCTGGCAATATTCGAAAATCGAGCCCTACGGGCTGGTGATTGTCATCGTGTTGCTGGTCACCGATGTGCTCTGGCTTTTGATGCGGCCGGTGTATGAACTTGGAACGACTATCGTTCAGTGGTTTCTGTAG
- a CDS encoding Lnb N-terminal periplasmic domain-containing protein encodes MTASILLGITIMLVASWGALALWIRAPLAPMARGLLTLAWLMLALAALAALAWPAWRAAGYGFALATLALLLWWRGIRASNDRRWIPEVSRQTYGEIDGDQVTLHNVRNFDWRSRTDFTPHWETRRYALNALQSVDVALSYWGRPAIAHALVSFGFGDDQYVVFSVEIRRKEGDRFSEIGGFFKLYELSLIASTEEDSLRVRTNVRGEDCYLYRIQMPPEDARSLLLAYVDRANRLRDTPRFYHTLTANCTTIVFQMARRIVPGLPLDYRQLASGYLPEYFFDLHVLQGADSAEQYRERGRYTDRARAHGDAPGFSRIIRQDVPGIGPS; translated from the coding sequence ATGACCGCTTCCATCCTGCTTGGCATCACCATCATGCTGGTCGCATCTTGGGGCGCGCTGGCCTTATGGATACGCGCGCCCTTGGCCCCCATGGCAAGGGGCTTGCTGACGCTGGCCTGGTTGATGCTGGCCTTGGCGGCCTTGGCCGCATTGGCCTGGCCCGCATGGCGTGCCGCCGGCTACGGCTTCGCGCTAGCCACGCTGGCGTTGCTGCTCTGGTGGCGCGGCATCCGCGCGTCAAACGATCGAAGATGGATCCCGGAAGTTTCACGCCAAACGTACGGCGAGATCGACGGCGACCAGGTCACGCTGCACAACGTGCGCAACTTCGACTGGCGCAGCCGCACCGACTTCACGCCCCATTGGGAAACCCGCCGCTACGCGCTCAACGCGTTGCAATCCGTGGACGTGGCGCTGTCGTACTGGGGCCGCCCGGCCATTGCCCACGCCTTGGTGTCGTTTGGTTTCGGTGATGATCAATACGTGGTGTTCTCGGTGGAAATCCGCCGCAAGGAAGGCGACCGCTTTTCCGAGATAGGTGGCTTTTTCAAGCTGTACGAGCTGAGCCTGATTGCCTCCACCGAAGAAGACAGCCTGCGCGTACGCACCAACGTGCGTGGCGAAGACTGCTACCTGTACCGCATCCAGATGCCGCCGGAAGATGCGCGTTCGTTGTTACTGGCGTATGTGGACCGCGCGAACCGGCTGCGCGACACGCCCCGCTTCTATCACACGCTGACGGCCAACTGCACCACCATCGTGTTCCAGATGGCGCGGCGCATCGTGCCGGGACTTCCGCTGGACTACCGCCAGCTGGCATCCGGCTACCTGCCCGAGTATTTCTTCGACCTGCACGTGCTGCAAGGCGCGGACAGCGCCGAGCAGTATCGCGAGCGGGGCCGCTACACCGACCGGGCACGCGCTCATGGGGATGCCCCGGGGTTTTCTCGAATCATCCGGCAGGACGTGCCGGGCATTGGTCCTTCGTAG